One region of Oncorhynchus mykiss isolate Arlee chromosome 8, USDA_OmykA_1.1, whole genome shotgun sequence genomic DNA includes:
- the LOC118965626 gene encoding uncharacterized protein LOC118965626, translating into MTASSLLAALVVVTCAALLPFSAAQTSCSGRCGDPFARGQPCQCDASCLTHDECCKDFEALCTFGESCSGRCGESFRRGRLCECDPGCVRYDTCCRDYQNHCDQSQTIYPSPSDLFPETQDYDTNGPYPGSSSPKSQRDYSRFSEDPASPLSPDFYPLTDSFNVPSSTAPDTVMDADALCSSLYASLCLFVCTCSNILHLTSCEALSDSATSLLEGISLLLPTPMATTPLALSSFTGQLPGSANFPSTGLPMPSQGGASADNAGPLALLSGPPLLPTLADIAKALGLKNPITLADIAKAMGLNTPNDPITLANIAKALGFNNPNDPKPPQNPKNSILLADIAKAMGLNSPNDPITLANIAKALGFKSPNDPKPQQNPSSLADIAKALGLNSPKDPITLANIAKALGFNNSNDSKPPQNPNNPITLVDIAKALGLNSPNDPITLANIAKALGFNDPNAPKPPQYPSSLADIAKALGYNNIDPITLADIAKALGLKKENNPFTLADIAKALGLKNLKDPITLANIAKALGLKDPSTLADIAKALGFNNPNDPKPPQNPSYLSNIAKALGLNSPNDPITLANIARVLGLDDPNKPITLADIAKALGLNASSKLADIAKALGVKNINKPITLEDIAKILGFKNPKDPNTLQNPNTLADVATALGLSDPNKPITLADIATAFGLNDPSTLADIAKALGVKNPNDPKRTNTLEYIAKALGLNDPNKPITLADIAKALGVNNPNDPKPLQNPNKPITLADIAKALGLKNPNNLFTLADIAKALGLKTPKDPISLANIAKALGLKDPSTLADIAKALGFNNPNDLNPPQNPSYLADIANALGLNSPNDPITLANIARALGLNDPNKPITLVDIAKALGLNDFSTLADIAKPLGVKNPNKPITLADIAKVLGFKNPNDPKTPGNPNTLADVATALGLNDPYKPITLADIATALGFNDPSTLADIAKALGVKNPNDPKIPNNPNTLADIANALGLNDPNKPITLADIAKALGLKDPSTTAEITKSSGYNNPNTGLPDADSNPDLCSDLPLNGLTTLANGTILIFKGHFFWTIDPITKDHGPAHNIREELGIPSPIDSAFTRTNCQGKSYIIKGDDYWRMDNGNMEPGYPKSVASGFHGLTGTITAALPVPATRRRPESVYFFKKGGTMQKYSYHAGSSTVCGKKSKPSAKKRHARQTEMSLGAEINIKLALKGFPSSVTSAVSVPSPKKADGYDYFLFAGPLYFNIKISGDLPALAKPDNADPRQNSIKKWLKCI; encoded by the exons ATGACTGCATCATCGCTGCTGGCTGCCCTCGTGGTGGTGACCTGCGCTGCTCTTTTGCCATTCTCTGCTGCTCAAA CCAGTTGCAGTGGTCGATGTGGTGACCCATTCGCTCGTGGTCAGCCCTGCCAGTGTGACGCCAGCTGCCTCACTCACGACGAATGCTGCAAGGACTTTGAGGCTCTCTGCACTTTCG GTGAGTCGTGCAGTGGTAGGTGTGGTGAATCGTTCAGACGAGGCAGGCTTTGTGAGTGTGACCCAGGCTGTGTCCGCTACGACACCTGTTGCCGTGACTACCAGAACCACTGTG ACCAGAGCCAGACCATATACCCTTCTCCATCCGACCTCTTCCCTGAGACTCAGGACTATG ATACCAACGGCCCTTACCCTGGATCCAGCAGCCCGAAGAGCCAGAGGGACTATTCTCGTTTCTCTGAGGACCCAGCTTCCCCTTTGAGCCCTGACTTCTACCCTCTGACTGACAGCTTCAATGTTCCCAGCTCCACCGCCCCAGATACTGTCATGGATG CTGATGCATTGTGTAGTAGTTTGTATGCCAGcttgtgtttgtttgtatgtacGTGTTCTAACATCCTTCATCTTACCTCATGTGAAGCTCTGAGTGATTCAGCCACCAGTCTCTTGGAGggcatctccctcctcctccctacaccCATGGCCACCACTCCCTTGGCCCTGTCTTCCTTCACTGGTCAGCTACCTGGATCTGCTAACTTCCCATCCACTGGCTTGCCTATGCCCAGCCAGGGTGGAGCCTCAGCAGATAATGCTGGCCCCCTGgccctgttgtctggacctcccCTGCTCCCTACTCTGGCAGATATCGCCAAGGCCTTGGGACTAAAGAACCCCATCACTCTGGCAGACATAGCCAAGGCCATGGGCCTCAACACTCCTAATGACCCAATCACTTTGGCAAACATAGCCAAGGCCTTGGGGTTCAACAACCCCAACGATCCTAAACCTCCCCAAAACCCCAAGAACTCCATCCTTCTGGCAGACATAGCCAAAGCCATGGGGCTTAACTCCCCCAATGACCCAATCACTTTGGCAAACATAGCCAAGGCCTTGGGGTTCAAGAGCCCCAATGACCCTAAACCCCAGCAAAACCCCAGCTCTCTGGCAGACATAGCCAAGGCCTTGGGGCTCAACTCCCCCAAGGACCCCATCACATTGGCAAACATAGCGAAGGCCTTGGGGTTCAACAACTCCAATGACTCTAAACCTCCCCAAAACCCCAACAACCCCATAACTCTGGTAGACATAGCCAAGGCCTTGGGGCTCAATAGCCCCAACGACCCCATCACTTTGGCAAACATAGCCAAGGCCTTGGGATTCAACGACCCCAATGCTCCTAAACCCCCCCAATACCCCAGCTCTCTGGCAGACATAGCCAAGGCATTAGGGTACAACAACATCGACCCCATTACTTTGGCAGACATAGCCAAGGCCTTAGGGCTCAAAAAAGAAAACAACCCCTTCACTCTGGCAGACATAGCCAAGGCCTTAGGGCTCAAAAACCTCAAAGACCCCATTACTTTGGCAAACATAGCCAAGGCCTTGGGGCTCAAAGACCCCAGCACTCTGGCAGACATAGCCAAGGCCTTAGGGTTCAACAACCCCAATGACCCCAAACCCCCCCAAAACCCCAGCTATCTGTCAAACATAGCTAAGGCCTTAGGGCTCAACAGCCCCAACGACCCAATCACTTTGGCAAACATAGCCAGGGTCTTGGGGCTGGACGACCCCAACAAACCCATCACTCTGGCAGACATAGCCAAGGCCTTGGGGCTCAATGCTTCCAGCAAATTGGCAGACATAGCCAAGGCCTTGGGGGTCAAGAACATCAACAAACCCATCACTCTGGAAGACATAGCCAAGATCTTGGGATTCAAAAACCCCAAAGATCCAAACACTCTCCAAAATCCCAACACTCTGGCAGATGTAGCCACGGCCTTGGGGCTCAGTGACCCCAATAAACCCATCACTCTGGCAGACATAGCCACGGCTTTTGGACTTAATGACCCCAGCACTCTGGCAGACATAGCCAAGGCCTTGGGGGTCAAGAACCCCAATGACCCTAAAAGAACTAACACTCTGGAATACATAGCCAAGGCCTTGGGGCTCAACGACCCTAACAAACCCATCACTCTGGCAGACATAGCCAAGGCCTTGGGGGTCAACAACCCCAATGACCCTAAACCCCTCCAAAACCCCAACAAACCTATCACTCTGGCAGACATAGCCAAGGCCTTGGGGCTCAAAAACCCCAACAACCTCTTTACCCTGGCTGACATAGCCAAGGCTTTAGGGCTCAAAACCCCCAAAGACCCCATCTCTTTAGCAAACATAGCCAAGGCCTTGGGGCTCAAAGACCCCAGCACTCTGGCAGACATAGCCAAGGCCTTAGGGTTCAACAACCCCAACGACCTTAACCCCCCCCAGAACCCCAGCTATCTGGCAGACATAGCTAATGCCTTAGGGCTCAACAGCCCCAATGACCCAATTACTTTGGCAAACATAGCCAGGGCCTTGGGGCTGAACGACCCAAACAAACCAATTACTCTGGTAGACATAGCCAAGGCTTTGGGTCTCAATGACTTCAGCACTTTGGCAGACATAGCCAAGCCCTTGGGGGTTAAGAACCCCAACAAACCCATCACTCTGGCAGATATAGCCAAGGTTTTGGGATTCAAAAACCCCAACGACCCTAAAACCCCCGGAAACCCCAACACTCTTGCAGACGTAGCCACGGCCTTGGGGCTCAACGACCCCTACAAACCTATCACTCTGGCAGACATAGCCACAGCTTTGGGATTCAATGACCCCAGCACTCTGGCAGACATAGCCAAGGCCTTGGGGGTCAAAAACCCCAATGACCCTAAAATacccaacaaccccaacactCTGGCAGACATAGCCAATGCCTTGGGGCTCAACGACCCCAACAAACCCATCACTCTGGCAGACATAGCCAAGGCTTTGGGACTCAAAGACCCCAGCACTACGGCAGAAATAACCAAGTCCTCGGGCTACAACAACCCCAACACAGGTCTACCAG ATGCCGACAGTAACCCAGACCTCTGCAGTGACTTGCCCCTCAACGGATTGACCACTCTGGCCAACGGCACCATTCTCATCTTcaagg GTCATTTCTTCTGGACCATAgatcccatcaccaaggaccaTGGGCCAGCTCACAACATCAGAGAGGAGCTGGGCATCCCCTCCCCCATCGACAGTGCCTTCACCCGCACCAACTGCCAGGGAAAGAGCTATATCATCAAG GGTGATGACTACTGGAGGATGGACAATGGCAACATGGAGCCTGGTTACCCCAAATCTGTTGCCTCTGGTTTTCATGGTCTGACTGGCACCATCACTGCAGCCCTGCCTGTGCCTGCTACCAGGAGGAGGCCTGAGTCTGTCTACTTCTTCAAGAAAG GAGGCACCATGCAGAAATACTCATACCATGCTGGAAGTAGCACTGTCTGTGGCAAGAAATCCAAGCCCAGCGCAAAGAAACGCCACGCTCGCCAAACAGAGATGAGTCTGGGAGCCGAGATCAACATCAAGCTGGCTCTGAAAGGCTTTCCCTCGTCAGTGACCTCAGCGGTGTCTGTCCCCAGCCCCAAGAAGGCCGACGGATACGACTACTTCCTCTTCGCTGGAC CTCTGTACTTCAACATCAAGATCTCTGGTGATCTGCCTGCTCTGGCCAAACCAGACAATGCTGATCCCCGCCAAAACTCCATCAAGAAGTGGCTCAAGTGTATCTAG
- the LOC110530940 gene encoding uncharacterized protein LOC110530940 has translation MLAQLLEAKKQLEAQWSLYQKTKELLKNAELQANLLRQQLSHTEKQNRGQNQGLQSQCSGRGLGQGQGQTSSRVPIRVPLGAPVTGPSPTIAKSQSQPLPVLQRGGQVLLESLIKSEEGKSQEQVLEIISGSSSSSEQPPTANIKPTPVSGGAPSKPSPMPRSKSTPRASIRHMVPITVPTPTATAMPHTQSDSQEASAWTPVRVACPSLFRADPLPPVLYIQPPCPVLGLGPQPTQSLFAIQEWLRDKSLNVLEWPSQISGET, from the exons ATGTTG GCTCAACTGCTGGAGGCCAAGAAGCAGCTGGAGGCCCAGTGGTCTCTGTACcagaagaccaaggagctgttgAAGAACGCTGAGCTGCAAGCGAACCTACTGAGGCAGCAGCTCAGCCACACTGAGAAGCAGAATCGGGGTCAAAACCAGGGCCTGCAGAGTCAGTGTTCAGGTCGGGGTCTAGGCCAGGGCCAGGGTCAGACCAGCTCCAGGGTTCCCATCAGAGTGCCACTCGGAG CTCCGGTGACTGGTCCATCTCCGACCATAGCTAAATCCCAGTCCCAGCCTCTACCTGTCCTTCAGCGAGGAGGGCAAGTCCTCCTCGAGAGCCTGATCAAGAGCGAGGAGGGCAAGTCCCAGGAACAAGTCCTGGAGATCATCAG TGGTTCTTCTAGCTCTTCAGAGCAGCCCCCCACCGCCAACATCAAGCCCACCCCGGTGTCAGGTGGTGCCCCCAGTAAACCTTCCCCGATGCCTAGGAGCAAGTCCACCCCCAGAGCCAGCATCCGACACATGGTTCCCATCACGGTGCCCACCCCCACGGCCACTGCCATGCCCCATACACAGTCTGACAGCCAGGAAG CCTCAGCCTGGACCCCCGTCAGGGTTGCCTGCCCCAGTCTGTTCCGAGCTGACCCCCTGCCCCCAGTCCTCTACATTCAGCCTCCTTGTCCTGTGCTGGGCCTGGGACCCCAACCCACACAG AGCCTGTTTGCAattcaggagtggcttcgggacaagtctctgaatgtccttgagtggcccagccagatctctggagagacctga
- the LOC118965530 gene encoding nucleoprotein TPR-like: MLNEQNVKLQEHLSEVPFQKAKLSTQLGFASKRYKMLQENLNGYRREIAELHEKSQKMAATAQKHEQNSHTMTQDLWAAYEKLTVSEKSRLNQEKGAMMAEQCNQNLLLTNLKSIQLTMECTETETR, from the exons ATGCTGAACGAGCAGAACGTCAAGCTCCAAGAGCATCTGTCTGAGGTCCCCTTCCAGAAGGCAAAGCTCTCCACACAGCTGGGGTTCGCCTCCAAGAG gtATAAGATGCTGCAGGAGAACCTGAACGGCTACAGGCGGGAGATCGCCGAGCTGCACGAGAAGAGCCAGAAGATGGCCGCCACGGCTCAGAAACACGAGCAGAATAGCCACACCATGACCCAGGACCTCTGGGCTGCCTATGAGAAACTGACCGTGTCAGAG AAGTCCAGACTGAACCAGGAGAAGGGGGCCATGATGGCTGAGCAGTGCAACCAAAACCTACTGCTGACCAACCTCAAATCtatccag CTGACGATGGagtgtacagagacagagaccaggtaG